A DNA window from Impatiens glandulifera chromosome 7, dImpGla2.1, whole genome shotgun sequence contains the following coding sequences:
- the LOC124945320 gene encoding MACPF domain-containing protein At1g14780, producing the protein MNTGESGIVEKALSSLGKGFDITSDFRLKYCKGSNRLVNINETKTRDLLLPGFGTVNNVSVDIKSDKADRIRFQSDILDFKQMSEFFNKECSVTGKIPSGMFNAMFGFQSGSWAEDASNTKWLGLDGYYIGLFSLRIDRYPLVLSDEIRNAVPSSWDPSALARFIETYGTHIVVGLAIGGHDVVLVRQDKSSSLKAGELKSHLQDLGDQLFSGTCNFSPANKTAKEKPPQAFTSLFDPHPSLPFTTTTTTTKNGITVICSKRGGDPSVSSHCEWLLTVPTSPDAIHLSFIPITSLLEGIPGKGFLSHAINLYMRYKPPISELEYFLDFQGHKMWAPIHNDHPLGPSTNQAPSSTPSLQFNLFSPKLYVNSTQVTVGMRPVVGMRLYLEGRKCNRLALHLQHLSNTPVLLQNKINDSSAGIWKSSDEISDDRFFEPIQWKRFSHICTSPIEFDDPNSPSDPYPTAFIVTGAQLHIKKQNNSKSILHLKLQYSKVTNFIIVQSNWLQHHYNSSESSQKSGFLSAVLSKPMSGISSTATGSGKEKKTVVMDSSVYPDGPPVPIETMKLVKFVDLSELCRGPENGPGYWLVTGAKLDLDNKGKICLQVKFSLLNVSS; encoded by the exons ATGAACACGGGTGAAAGTGGAATCGTAGAAAAAGCTTTAAGCAGTTTGGGAAAAGGATTCGACATAACATCAGATTTTCGACTCAAATATTGTAAAGGAAGTAATAGATTGGTCAACATAAATGAAACCAAAACCAGAGACCTTCTTCTTCCTGGATTCGGTACTGTTAATAATGTCTCCGTCGACATCAAATCCGATAAGGCCGACCGGATTCGGTTCCAATCCGATATCCTCGACTTCAAACAG ATGTCAGagttttttaataaagagtGTTCGGTAACGGGTAAAATACCATCTGGTATGTTCAATGCGATGTTCGGGTTTCAAAGCGGGTCATGGGCAGAAGATGCTTCGAATACAAAATGGTTGGGTTTGGATGGTTATTACATTGGTTTATTTAGCCTTAGAATTGATCGTTACCCACTTGTTTTATCTGATGAGATTCGAAATGCTGTTCCTTCTTCATGGGATCCTTCAGCTCTTGCCag ATTCATAGAGACATATGGAACACATATAGTAGTGGGGTTGGCGATAGGTGGACACGATGTTGTATTAGTAAGGCAGGACAAATCGTCGAGCTTGAAAGCCGGGGAATTGAAGAGCCATTTACAAGATCTCGGGGACCAATTATTCTCCGGGACATGCAATTTCTCACCGGCTAACAAGACCGCTAAAGAGAAACCGCCTCAAGCTTTCACTTCTCTATTCGATCCGCACCCTTCTCTTCCCTTCACCACTACAACCACCACCACTAAGAAT GGAATTACAGTTATTTGTTCTAAAAGGGGCGGGGATCCTTCGGTTAGCAGCCATTGCGAGTGGTTATTGACGGTTCCGACTTCACCCGACGCTATTCATCTTAGTTTTATTCCGATCACATCTCTTCTCGAGGGAATACCTGGCAAGGGGTTCTTGTCCCATGCCATCAATCTCTACATGCGAT ACAAACCTCCTATATCAGAATTAGAATACTTTTTAGATTTTCAAGGACATAAGATGTGGGCCCCAATTCACAATGATCATCCATTGGGCCCATCCACTAATCAAGCACCTTCTTCTACCCCTTCTTTACAATTCAATTTGTTTAGTCCTAAGCTTTATGTCAACTCTACTCag GTAACAGTTGGAATGAGACCAGTGGTGGGGATGCGATTGTATCTGGAAGGGAGGAAATGCAATAG gTTAGCTCTCCATCTCCAGCATCTATCAAACACACCTGTACTTCTTCAAAACAAGATCAACGATTCATCCGCCGGAATTTGGAAAAGTTCCGATGAAATTTCCGACGACCGATTCTTCGAACCAATCCAATGGAAAAGATTCTCCCACATATGCACTTCTCCAATAGAATTCGACGACCCAAACTCCCCTTCCGACCCATATCCAACCGCCTTCATAGTAACCGGAGCCCAACTCCACatcaaaaaacaaaacaacTCCAAATCAATCTTACATCTCAAACTCCAATACtccaaagtcaccaacttcatcATCGTACAATCAAATTGGTTACAACATCATTATAACTCATCGGAAAGTTCACAGAAATCTGGGTTTTTGTCGGCAGTTTTAAGTAAGCCTATGTCGGGAATCTCGTCGACGGCGACTGGGTCtgggaaagaaaagaaaacagtGGTTATGGATTCAAGTGTATATCCAGATGGACCGCCGGTTCCTATTGAGACAATGAAATTGGTTAAGTTTGTTGATTTGTCGGAGCTTTGTAGAGGACCGGAAAATGGACCGGGTTATTGGTTGGTAACTGGTGCTAAGTTGGATTTGGATAATAAAGGGAAGATTTGTTTACAGGTTAAGTTTTCATTGCTTAATGTTTCTTCTTAA